The window AACTGGAAATATAAAAAGCTATCCTATATTAATATAGGATAGCTTTTGTTATATTATTCTTTTATATATAGCGCTCTTGTTGGACATGCTTCTATACAAGCTGGTCCACCTTCTCTACCCTTACAAGTATCGCATTTAAGAGCTACTACCTTTGTCTTTGGTTCAAGTTTTCCTTCAGTTTTTACTTGAAGTACAGGTTGTTGAACCTTTTCTCCATCCTTATATACAGTTCCCATATACATTGCTCCAAAAGGACATGCTACAACACACTTTTTGCATCCTATACATGTTTCTTCATTTACAATTACAATGCCATTTTCATCATGTGCTAATGATCCATTTGGACATGCCTTAACACATTGAGCAATTTTACATTGTCTACATTGAACTGGTGTAGTAACCTTTTCAGTTTTTATAATCTTTAGACGAGGATTAAATCCTAGATCTCCTTCAGCTAAAAAGATATTATTATCTGAATGTGCTTCAACACAAGCTATTTGACAAGTTTTACATCCTATACATTTTTTAGGATCTGCTATTACATAACTCATTTTATACATCTCCCTCTTAAAGCTAAAATTACTTCTTTGGCGCCATAGTGTTAGCTATTTTTATTGCCTTCTTTTCTTGTTCTTCCATTGGATTTACAAGAGTTAAAGCAGCAGTTGGACAGAATTCAACACACTTGTTGCCCTTCATTCCCTCACATAGGTCACATTTATGGGCTATTCTTCTATATCTTTTAACATTAGGATCTGTATTTTCATCATACTTTCTATCAAGCATTAATATTGCATTAAATGGGCATGCTCTTTCACATGAACCGCATCCTACACATAGGTCGTCATTAATTTCAATTCCATTTGGACCTTGAGTTATTGCATCCACTGGACATGAATTTCCGCAAGGAGCATTTTCACAATGTTGGCAATTAATAACGATTAGTCCTTTTTCTTTCCCTTCTCTAACATTTCCTAACTTTCCGTGGAAATTTAAACATGCAGCTTGACAAGCTCCACAATCAATACATTTAGCTGGGTCTAATTTAATAAAAGAATTAACTGTACTCATTTCCTCTTCACCTTCAATACTAAATATTTATTACAGTACAAGAATTTATGATTATATTAATATAGATATTTCAATTTATACTTAATCATGTCTATGCATGTCTCTTTCGATAAAATCTGCTATATCAAAGATATTATCTAAATCTAACACTGGAATATCTACATCAAGTTTCTCATTACTAGCAATTGCTAGAAACTTTGATTTATCGGTAGAAGGATTATTATAAAACAGTCCTTCCCCTACCCCTTTTCTATGCACTTCTATTTTAGTGAACTTATTATGCTTGAAGCCTTCTAATATTAATATATCTATATCTTGGAAAAGAGGAA of the Clostridium cylindrosporum DSM 605 genome contains:
- a CDS encoding 4Fe-4S dicluster domain-containing protein — protein: MSYVIADPKKCIGCKTCQIACVEAHSDNNIFLAEGDLGFNPRLKIIKTEKVTTPVQCRQCKIAQCVKACPNGSLAHDENGIVIVNEETCIGCKKCVVACPFGAMYMGTVYKDGEKVQQPVLQVKTEGKLEPKTKVVALKCDTCKGREGGPACIEACPTRALYIKE
- a CDS encoding 4Fe-4S dicluster domain-containing protein — encoded protein: MSTVNSFIKLDPAKCIDCGACQAACLNFHGKLGNVREGKEKGLIVINCQHCENAPCGNSCPVDAITQGPNGIEINDDLCVGCGSCERACPFNAILMLDRKYDENTDPNVKRYRRIAHKCDLCEGMKGNKCVEFCPTAALTLVNPMEEQEKKAIKIANTMAPKK